Proteins from a single region of Candidatus Binataceae bacterium:
- a CDS encoding cytochrome C oxidase subunit IV family protein, whose protein sequence is MSEATQIIAPHAQAETAHHPGVGIYLIVAVFLVVLTGMEITVFYVPALKTVIVPVLLILAAAKFALIAMFFMHLKYDSWTLSGIFIFPLMIAALLAAALLMLFAYLSHHLA, encoded by the coding sequence ATGAGCGAAGCGACGCAGATTATAGCCCCTCACGCGCAGGCCGAAACGGCGCATCATCCGGGCGTCGGTATCTACCTGATTGTCGCGGTGTTCCTGGTCGTGCTGACTGGTATGGAAATCACTGTCTTCTACGTGCCGGCTCTGAAGACGGTAATCGTGCCGGTCCTGCTGATCCTGGCTGCGGCGAAGTTCGCCTTGATCGCGATGTTCTTCATGCATCTGAAGTACGATAGCTGGACGCTCAGTGGGATTTTCATTTTTCCGCTGATGATTGCGGCGCTGCTGGCGGCGGCGCTGCTGATGCTATTCGCCTACCTGTCGCACCATTTAGCGTAG